The genomic interval GGTACTACGAACGAGGTGCCTGAGATGCGCGTCGAAACCCTCACCAAACGCTACGGGGACGTGGTCGCCGTGGACGACGTGACGCTCGACTTCGCGCCCGGCGTCCACTGCGTCGCCGGCCCGAACGGCAGCGGGAAGACCACCCTGTTGCGGTGTCTCGCCGGCCTCACGCGGCCCACGTCCGGCGCGGTGGAGCGAACCGGGCGCGTGAACTACGCGTTCCAGACGCCGAGCGTCTACCACGACCTCACCGTCGCCGACAACCTCGCCGTCTTCGCCGGGTTCGCGGACGAACCCCGGGAGTGGCGCGCGACCCTCGAAGACCGCCTCGGCCTCGCGCCGATGCGCGACCGCCCGGCGAGCGCGCTCTCGGACGGCTACCGCAAGCGCCTCGACCTCGCGCTCGCCCTCCTCGACCGCCCGGACGTACTCGTCCTCGACGAACCGCTCGCCGACCTCGACCCCGCCACCCGGGACGCCATCGTGGACACCATCGAGGCGTACGCGACCGACGACCGGTACGTGCTCGCGTCCACGCACAACCTCGACCGGTTCGACGGCCTCGCCGACCGCCTCACCGTCATGTCGCTCGGGCGCGTCGTCGCCGACCTCGAACGCGACGACTGGAGCGACCCCGAGACGGCGTACGAGCGCGCCCTGCGAGAACACGGGTGGGGGTAACGGTTTTGGGGATAGCGAGCGGAACCACGAGTATGGTCGAAGAGACGACGCGCGACGACATGACGTGGTACGCCTGCGAGAAGTGCGGGCTGATGTTCGACGACCCGGACGACGCCGCACAACACGAGGAGAACTGCGATGCCGAAGACCCCTCCTACCTCCAGTAATCAGGCGAACTCGTAGCTGTACTCGCTCAGTTCGTCCTCCTCAAAGACGAACACTCGCCCGCCCGCCGCCTCGGGGTCGGCCTCGACCTCGATGGCGTACCCGTCCCGGCGCACCGTCACCCCCGGGAACACCGTCTTCTCCCCGTCGGCGTCGAGGAGGACGCGCCCAACACCGGTCTCCTCCAGGATTTCGTCGCTCGTCATCCGGTCGTTCACGTACGTCAGCGCGCCCTCCGTCCCGTCCGGGTCGGTGACGAGCACGTGCACGTCCCGTCCGGGCTGTGCGCGCAGCGTTCCTTCGACTTTCTCCGGGACGCCGTGGTAGAACGTGCGGCGGCCGTCCGCGTACTCCACGGCGACGCCGTCCGCCGCGAGTTCCACGTCCAGCGTGTCCGGAGCCACGTCGCTACGTCCGCTCATACCCGTTCTCGACGCCACGCCGGGAAAAGGCCCGCGGGTCGAGGGTTTGACGCCACCGCCACCTTGAAGCCTCGACTCGCCCACTCTCCCGTATGGACGGCCGCGCCGAAGCGCCCGCCGCGGGCACCGTACTCAACGCGCTCGCCACCGGCCGCGGCTCCGCGTTCGCCATCGACCTCACCGTCACCGCCGAGGTCTCGCTCGACCCCGACGCGGAGTCCGTGACGGGGACGGTCGCGGAGGACGCGGACGCCGACACCGCGCTCATCGAGCGTTGCGTCGAACTCGCGTGCGAGGAGTACGGCGACCCCGCGCTCGGCGGGACTGTGGAGACCGAGAGCGAGATTCCGATGGCGTCGGGGTTGAAGAGTTCGAGCGCCGCCGCGAACGCCACCGTGCTCGCGACGCTCTCCGCGCTCGGCGTCGCGGACGACGTGACGCTGGAGGACGCCGCGCTGCTCGGCGTGCGGGCGGCCCGCGAGACTGGCGTGACGGTGACGGGCGCGTTCGACGACGCGAGCGCGAGCATGCTCGGCGGCCTCACCGTCACCGACAACACCGAGGACGCGCTGCTCGCGCGCGACGACGTGGACTGGGACGTGC from Salarchaeum japonicum carries:
- a CDS encoding ATP-binding cassette domain-containing protein, yielding MRVETLTKRYGDVVAVDDVTLDFAPGVHCVAGPNGSGKTTLLRCLAGLTRPTSGAVERTGRVNYAFQTPSVYHDLTVADNLAVFAGFADEPREWRATLEDRLGLAPMRDRPASALSDGYRKRLDLALALLDRPDVLVLDEPLADLDPATRDAIVDTIEAYATDDRYVLASTHNLDRFDGLADRLTVMSLGRVVADLERDDWSDPETAYERALREHGWG
- a CDS encoding DUF7128 family protein produces the protein MVEETTRDDMTWYACEKCGLMFDDPDDAAQHEENCDAEDPSYLQ
- a CDS encoding DUF5796 family protein; the protein is MSGRSDVAPDTLDVELAADGVAVEYADGRRTFYHGVPEKVEGTLRAQPGRDVHVLVTDPDGTEGALTYVNDRMTSDEILEETGVGRVLLDADGEKTVFPGVTVRRDGYAIEVEADPEAAGGRVFVFEEDELSEYSYEFA
- a CDS encoding shikimate kinase, coding for MDGRAEAPAAGTVLNALATGRGSAFAIDLTVTAEVSLDPDAESVTGTVAEDADADTALIERCVELACEEYGDPALGGTVETESEIPMASGLKSSSAAANATVLATLSALGVADDVTLEDAALLGVRAARETGVTVTGAFDDASASMLGGLTVTDNTEDALLARDDVDWDVLVWTPPERAYSADADADRCARIAPVAELVAELALAGRYELAMTVNGFAFCAALDQPTAPAVDALPLADGVSLSGTGPSHVAVGPEDALKEVRELWNERPGTTLLTTTRTTGGRVLTT